A window of Amycolatopsis australiensis contains these coding sequences:
- the rplI gene encoding 50S ribosomal protein L9, whose product MAKIILTTDVANLGGPGDIVEVKDGYARNYLLPRGYAIVASKGAEKNVRTIQRAQESRRIRDLDHAKEIKATLEGLGAIQLTGKAAEGSKKLFGSITAGEIVDAIKAAGGPLLDKRVIELRDHIKTVGKHSVGARLHPDVKVDVRLEVKAAQ is encoded by the coding sequence ATGGCGAAGATCATCCTCACCACCGACGTGGCCAACCTCGGCGGCCCCGGCGACATCGTCGAGGTCAAGGACGGCTACGCGCGCAACTACCTGCTCCCGCGGGGCTACGCGATCGTGGCCTCCAAGGGCGCGGAGAAGAACGTGCGCACCATCCAGCGCGCGCAGGAGAGCCGTCGCATCCGCGACCTCGACCACGCCAAGGAGATCAAGGCGACGCTGGAGGGCCTCGGCGCCATCCAGCTCACCGGCAAGGCGGCCGAGGGCTCGAAGAAGCTCTTCGGTTCGATCACCGCCGGCGAGATCGTCGACGCGATCAAGGCGGCCGGTGGCCCGCTGCTCGACAAGCGCGTCATCGAGCTGCGCGACCACATCAAGACCGTCGGCAAGCACTCGGTCGGCGCCCGGCTGCACCCGGACGTCAAGGTCGACGTGCGGCTCGAGGTCAAGGCCGCGCAGTAA
- a CDS encoding ESX secretion-associated protein EspG: MLDRQVTISAGTLINLIRRRGGEPHTVLSETPTWYSEEAQRAEDERVNAELAKAGLFGPRGMHPGFVATIEAIARPQLEYYGWIDGGFQGKPISYRLLAGSAGGEAFVLAKHEELDAVVLESSRPGELLDDFLGQIPKLAPGRGTPIAVPKSQIEGTARGDEGEYAVLRSGRPAEGSQEVEELKRILALRRMGSGSLYVAARSRSGARHRIERPVNYIDTSEGRWLTEEVPGRGENRIAFTPADQRVLADRLRSAQGRLTAA, from the coding sequence GTGCTGGACAGGCAGGTCACCATTTCGGCCGGCACCCTGATCAACCTGATCCGGCGCCGGGGCGGCGAGCCGCACACGGTGCTGTCGGAGACACCGACCTGGTACAGCGAAGAGGCGCAGCGCGCCGAGGACGAGCGGGTCAACGCCGAGCTGGCCAAGGCCGGGTTGTTCGGCCCGCGCGGCATGCACCCCGGGTTCGTCGCGACGATCGAAGCGATCGCCCGGCCGCAGCTGGAGTACTACGGCTGGATCGACGGCGGGTTCCAGGGCAAGCCGATCAGCTACCGGCTGCTCGCGGGCAGCGCCGGCGGCGAGGCGTTCGTGCTGGCGAAGCACGAGGAGCTGGACGCCGTGGTGCTGGAGTCGTCGCGTCCCGGCGAGCTGCTCGACGACTTCCTCGGCCAGATCCCGAAGCTCGCGCCTGGGCGCGGCACGCCGATCGCGGTGCCGAAGAGCCAGATCGAAGGCACGGCCCGCGGCGACGAAGGCGAGTACGCGGTGCTCCGCAGCGGGCGACCCGCCGAAGGTTCGCAAGAGGTCGAAGAGCTCAAGCGGATCCTGGCGCTACGCCGAATGGGGAGTGGCAGCCTCTACGTCGCGGCGCGCAGCCGCAGCGGCGCCCGGCACCGGATCGAACGGCCGGTGAACTACATCGATACGTCGGAAGGCCGGTGGCTGACCGAAGAGGTGCCGGGACGCGGGGAGAACCGGATCGCCTTCACCCCGGCCGACCAGCGCGTTCTCGCTGACCGGTTACGCAGCGCACAGGGCAGGCTGACCGCGGCGTGA
- a CDS encoding single-stranded DNA-binding protein, with amino-acid sequence MAGDTVITVVGNLTSDPELRFTPSGAAVANFTVASTPRTLDRQSGEWKDGEALFLRCNIWRQAAENVAESLTRGARVVVQGRLKQRSFETKEGEKRTVVELEVDEIGPSLRYATAKVNKVSRGGGGDFGGGGGGGSRGGGGGMPADDPWGSAPPAGGGGGGFSDEPPF; translated from the coding sequence ATGGCTGGAGACACCGTCATCACGGTGGTCGGCAACCTGACGTCCGACCCGGAGCTGCGCTTCACCCCGTCCGGTGCGGCGGTCGCGAACTTCACCGTCGCGTCCACCCCGCGCACCCTCGACCGGCAGTCCGGCGAGTGGAAGGACGGCGAGGCGCTGTTCCTCCGCTGCAACATCTGGCGGCAGGCGGCGGAGAACGTCGCCGAGTCCCTGACCCGCGGCGCCCGCGTCGTCGTGCAGGGCCGCCTGAAGCAGCGCTCGTTCGAGACGAAGGAAGGCGAGAAGCGCACCGTCGTCGAGCTCGAGGTCGACGAGATCGGGCCCTCGCTGCGTTACGCCACGGCCAAGGTCAACAAGGTCAGCCGCGGTGGCGGCGGTGACTTCGGTGGCGGCGGTGGCGGCGGCAGCCGTGGCGGTGGCGGCGGCATGCCCGCCGACGACCCGTGGGGTTCGGCCCCGCCCGCCGGTGGCGGCGGTGGCGGCTTCAGCGACGAGCCTCCGTTCTGA
- the dnaB gene encoding replicative DNA helicase, with protein MALTDDRSPMYAEPDPGPSEPGSGGFDRQPPQDIAAEQSVLGGMLLSKDAVADVIEALGPDDFYRPAHQAIYDCILDLYGRGEPADPITVSAELERRGELARVGGAPYLHTLIATVPTAANAGYYAEIVAEKAVLRRLVEAGTRIVQYGYGAAASDGANIDEVVDRAQAAIYDVTERRTSEDYVALEELLQPTMDEIDAIASRGGQSQGIPTGFADFDELTNGLHPGQMIIVAARPGVGKSTLGLDFARSASIRHGLTSVIFSLEMSRTEIVMRMLSAEAKIRLADMRGGKMSDDDWTRLARRMSEVSEAPLYVDDSPNMTMMEIRAKARRLKQRHDLKLIVLDYLQLMTSGKRVESRQQEVSEFSRQMKLLAKELEVPVIAISQLNRGPEQRTDKRPMLSDLRESGSLEQDADLVILVNRPDAWERDDPRAGEADLIIAKHRAGPTATITVAHQLHYSRFVDLAHD; from the coding sequence GTGGCGCTGACCGACGACCGCAGTCCGATGTACGCGGAGCCCGACCCGGGTCCGAGCGAACCCGGCTCCGGCGGGTTCGACCGCCAGCCACCGCAGGACATCGCGGCCGAGCAGTCCGTGCTCGGCGGCATGCTGCTGTCCAAGGACGCCGTCGCCGACGTCATCGAAGCGCTCGGCCCCGACGACTTCTACCGGCCCGCCCACCAGGCGATCTACGACTGCATCCTCGACCTCTACGGCCGGGGCGAGCCGGCCGACCCGATCACGGTGTCGGCGGAGCTGGAGCGGCGCGGCGAGCTGGCTCGCGTGGGCGGCGCCCCCTACCTGCACACGCTGATCGCGACGGTGCCGACCGCGGCGAACGCGGGCTACTACGCCGAGATCGTCGCGGAGAAGGCGGTGCTGCGCCGGCTGGTCGAGGCGGGCACCCGGATCGTGCAGTACGGCTACGGCGCAGCGGCCTCCGACGGCGCGAACATCGACGAGGTCGTCGACCGCGCGCAGGCCGCCATCTACGACGTCACCGAGCGCCGGACCAGCGAAGACTACGTCGCGCTGGAAGAGCTGCTGCAGCCGACGATGGACGAGATCGACGCGATCGCCTCGCGCGGCGGCCAGTCGCAGGGCATCCCGACCGGCTTCGCCGACTTCGACGAGCTGACCAACGGCCTGCACCCCGGCCAGATGATCATCGTCGCGGCCCGCCCCGGTGTCGGCAAGTCGACACTGGGCCTGGACTTCGCGCGTTCGGCGTCGATCCGGCACGGCCTGACCAGCGTCATCTTCTCGCTGGAAATGAGCCGGACCGAGATCGTCATGCGCATGCTCTCGGCCGAGGCGAAGATCCGCCTCGCCGACATGCGCGGCGGCAAGATGTCCGACGACGACTGGACGCGCCTGGCCCGCCGGATGAGCGAGGTGTCCGAGGCGCCGCTGTACGTCGACGACTCGCCGAACATGACGATGATGGAGATCCGCGCGAAGGCGCGGCGGCTGAAGCAGCGGCACGACCTCAAGCTCATCGTGCTCGACTACCTGCAGCTGATGACGTCCGGCAAGCGCGTCGAATCGCGGCAGCAGGAGGTCTCGGAGTTCTCCCGGCAGATGAAGCTGCTGGCCAAGGAGCTCGAGGTCCCGGTGATCGCGATCAGCCAGCTGAACCGTGGTCCCGAGCAGCGCACGGACAAGCGCCCGATGCTGTCGGACCTGCGTGAGTCCGGCTCACTGGAGCAGGACGCCGACCTCGTCATCCTGGTCAACCGCCCCGACGCGTGGGAGCGCGACGACCCGCGTGCGGGCGAAGCGGACCTGATCATCGCGAAGCACCGTGCCGGCCCGACGGCGACGATCACCGTCGCGCACCAGCTGCACTACAGCCGCTTCGTGGACCTGGCCCACGACTAG
- a CDS encoding helix-turn-helix domain-containing protein, whose amino-acid sequence MKPFGWWLRHLHELLESSMGRILDAESLTRRHWQVLNTIADGARTPDEVDSVMAPFVAAEGSMAPKIADLRARGWVAEDGQLTEAGRVAHTRVKEEVKAFRAAAIDGISDDDYRVTIRTLERCAANLEAV is encoded by the coding sequence ATGAAACCCTTCGGCTGGTGGCTTCGCCACCTCCACGAGCTTCTCGAATCCTCCATGGGCCGGATCCTCGACGCGGAGTCGCTGACCCGCCGGCACTGGCAGGTACTCAACACGATCGCCGACGGTGCCCGCACGCCGGACGAGGTCGACTCGGTCATGGCGCCCTTCGTCGCCGCGGAAGGCTCGATGGCCCCGAAGATCGCCGACCTGCGCGCCCGCGGCTGGGTCGCCGAAGACGGGCAGCTCACCGAAGCGGGGCGTGTCGCGCACACCCGCGTCAAAGAGGAGGTGAAGGCCTTCCGCGCCGCCGCGATCGACGGCATCAGCGACGACGACTACCGCGTGACGATCCGCACGCTGGAGCGGTGCGCGGCCAACCTCGAAGCCGTCTGA
- the rpsR gene encoding 30S ribosomal protein S18, translated as MAKPPIRKPKKKVCVFCKAEKKGRPELIDYKDTNLLRKYISDRGKIRARRVTGNCSQHQRDIAIAVKNSREMALLPYTSTAR; from the coding sequence GTGGCCAAGCCACCCATCCGCAAGCCCAAGAAGAAGGTCTGCGTGTTCTGCAAGGCCGAGAAGAAGGGCCGCCCGGAACTGATCGACTACAAGGACACCAACCTGCTGCGGAAGTACATCTCCGACCGCGGCAAGATCCGTGCCCGCCGCGTCACCGGCAACTGCAGCCAGCACCAGCGTGACATCGCCATCGCGGTCAAGAACTCCCGTGAGATGGCGCTGCTGCCCTACACCTCGACCGCGCGCTAA
- a CDS encoding beta strand repeat-containing protein, whose amino-acid sequence MQTWAKRGLQTALVTGGLLMLGTGIASADENVNPDTPASPLDLNVTVPIQEANNAVGTPFGQLDLPAGQTELSAKPVTNAANEAAKQFDDASPISQSTLGGATKADGAGAFTPSHNNLKGNKVTGDVVVPVQIVDNAVGVLGDATVQGGNHTQTWDHNQNIATTGKDSSLAGNAVAFDWALPVQIAGNGGGVAGGTGRVTGGSASQSTTETGNVDTNGDGSSLSGNIVAGQFATPVQVTGNAASYLLGNGQSHGYTADTVATSGGSLLSSGNNSAGSGNVVGAPIALPVKFNCNSGAVWGSLSNSDGCATSADATAGAKRTGSLGIPTYLETSGNDSFLSGNGGAASLSPIANVAGVAGSWIGNASAGIPDAGSSSSTVDSGGFVKTAGDNSSGSGNVLNPSLALPVEAFGIGGTYIGQANAAHDNTTDANAGNGSYTKGNDAVLGGNIINTQAAGAPEVFGIGGSHIGNASGAATEDKTVTAGAYDGTQGDDSSGSGNVVQVPVALPAEVFGVGGSFIGQGSGSADETKVVSGGGGGNTHDDNGFLSSNLGTVPASLPVQVANIGGAFIGQGHGKGSTDTTSHAGGDVKANGPAGAGAGNIVEAPVSLPILAAGSGAALGGIGTGENDNITDSWAGGDAVTDGRDGALTGNIVKAPIAGAGTVFGDGIAGAALGHGLGTNDVVSKAGGDATTNGNGGSVAGNIIGADPLAVAQVFGDAASVAGVATGTGINTTSVQNAGDDTTSGVEGAISGNILDIPATAIAQLFGDAVAVGGVAHAIGDNTLTTQNGGDAVTAGDGSALSGYNFYHAFALPVQIFGVPLELLGVATADAADMTSIDEDDDAIAFPAEGSELAADQLPSLTALRSSLPTQGLPSLGGLTGNLPVAGLPTQGLPSVEGLTGKLPVAGLPTQGLPSVEGVAGKLPVAGLSTQGLPSVEGVAGKLPVAGLPTHELPSVEGVAGKLPVAGLSTQELPSVDGLTSKLPVAGLPTQGLPALPVAAPVATERADLPTGGGNPLAGLTKLAQLPAAGGLSGAPALPKPTLPSPAAVPAVTGLSALGGALPGHSTERADLPAAGLPALPVAPALPSASALPVTPELPSASALPATPALPAAPALPVHAKLPVLDSAAPQAQVPAMAGLDSTGFLAKLLGLVKRK is encoded by the coding sequence ATGCAGACGTGGGCAAAGCGCGGACTCCAGACCGCACTTGTCACGGGTGGGTTGCTGATGCTGGGTACCGGCATCGCTTCGGCTGACGAGAACGTCAACCCCGACACCCCTGCTTCGCCGCTCGACCTGAACGTGACGGTTCCGATCCAGGAAGCGAACAACGCGGTCGGCACCCCCTTCGGCCAGCTGGACCTGCCCGCCGGGCAGACGGAGCTGAGCGCCAAGCCGGTTACCAACGCGGCGAACGAGGCGGCCAAGCAGTTCGACGACGCCAGCCCGATCAGCCAGAGCACCCTCGGCGGTGCCACCAAGGCCGACGGCGCGGGCGCCTTCACCCCGAGCCACAACAACCTCAAGGGCAACAAGGTCACCGGCGACGTCGTCGTCCCGGTCCAGATCGTGGACAACGCGGTCGGTGTGCTCGGCGACGCGACCGTCCAGGGCGGCAACCACACCCAGACCTGGGACCACAACCAGAACATCGCGACGACCGGCAAGGACTCGAGCCTCGCGGGCAACGCGGTCGCCTTCGACTGGGCGCTGCCCGTCCAGATCGCCGGGAACGGCGGCGGTGTCGCCGGCGGCACCGGCCGCGTGACCGGTGGGTCGGCCAGCCAGAGCACCACCGAGACCGGGAACGTCGACACCAACGGCGACGGCTCCTCGCTGTCCGGCAACATCGTGGCGGGCCAGTTCGCCACCCCGGTCCAGGTGACCGGCAACGCCGCTTCGTACCTGCTCGGCAACGGGCAGAGCCACGGCTACACCGCCGACACCGTCGCGACCTCCGGTGGCTCGCTGCTGAGCTCCGGCAACAACAGCGCCGGCTCGGGCAACGTGGTCGGCGCGCCGATCGCCCTGCCGGTGAAGTTCAACTGCAACTCCGGCGCGGTGTGGGGCTCGCTGTCGAACTCCGACGGCTGCGCCACCTCCGCCGACGCGACGGCGGGCGCCAAGCGGACGGGCAGCCTCGGCATCCCGACCTACCTCGAGACGAGCGGCAACGACTCGTTCCTGTCGGGCAACGGCGGGGCGGCCTCGCTGTCCCCGATCGCGAACGTCGCGGGTGTCGCGGGCTCGTGGATCGGCAACGCCTCGGCGGGCATCCCCGACGCCGGCAGCTCGTCCAGCACCGTCGACTCGGGCGGCTTCGTCAAGACCGCCGGTGACAACTCGAGCGGGTCGGGCAACGTCCTGAACCCGTCGCTCGCGCTGCCGGTCGAGGCCTTCGGCATCGGTGGCACCTACATCGGCCAGGCGAACGCGGCGCACGACAACACGACCGACGCCAACGCGGGCAACGGCAGCTACACCAAGGGCAACGACGCCGTCCTCGGCGGCAACATCATCAACACGCAGGCCGCGGGCGCGCCCGAGGTCTTCGGCATCGGCGGCAGCCACATCGGCAACGCCTCCGGCGCGGCGACCGAGGACAAGACGGTCACCGCCGGGGCCTACGACGGCACCCAGGGCGACGACTCGTCCGGCTCGGGCAACGTCGTCCAGGTGCCGGTCGCTCTTCCGGCCGAGGTCTTCGGCGTGGGCGGCTCGTTCATCGGCCAGGGCTCCGGCTCGGCCGACGAGACCAAGGTCGTCTCCGGTGGCGGCGGTGGCAACACCCACGACGACAACGGCTTCCTGAGCTCGAACCTGGGCACCGTGCCGGCGTCGCTGCCGGTGCAGGTCGCCAACATCGGCGGCGCGTTCATCGGCCAGGGCCACGGCAAGGGCTCGACCGACACGACGTCCCACGCGGGCGGCGACGTCAAGGCCAACGGACCGGCCGGTGCCGGCGCGGGCAACATCGTCGAGGCCCCGGTCTCGCTGCCGATCCTCGCCGCGGGCAGCGGTGCCGCACTCGGCGGCATCGGCACGGGTGAGAACGACAACATCACCGACTCCTGGGCGGGCGGCGACGCCGTCACCGACGGCCGGGACGGTGCGCTGACCGGCAACATCGTGAAGGCCCCGATCGCGGGCGCCGGCACGGTCTTCGGCGACGGGATCGCCGGGGCGGCGCTGGGCCACGGCCTCGGCACCAACGACGTCGTGTCGAAGGCGGGTGGCGACGCCACCACCAACGGCAACGGCGGCAGCGTGGCCGGCAACATCATCGGCGCCGACCCGCTCGCGGTGGCGCAGGTCTTCGGTGACGCCGCCAGCGTGGCGGGTGTCGCCACCGGCACCGGCATCAACACGACGTCCGTGCAGAACGCGGGCGACGACACCACCTCGGGTGTCGAGGGCGCCATCTCCGGCAACATCCTCGACATCCCGGCCACCGCGATCGCGCAGCTGTTCGGCGACGCGGTCGCCGTCGGCGGTGTCGCGCACGCCATCGGCGACAACACGCTGACCACGCAGAACGGTGGCGACGCGGTCACCGCCGGCGACGGCTCCGCGCTGTCGGGCTACAACTTCTACCACGCGTTCGCGCTGCCGGTGCAGATCTTCGGGGTGCCCCTGGAGCTGCTCGGCGTCGCGACCGCGGACGCGGCCGACATGACCAGCATCGACGAGGACGACGACGCGATCGCGTTCCCGGCCGAAGGCTCGGAGCTGGCGGCCGACCAGCTGCCGTCGCTGACCGCGCTCCGCAGCAGCCTGCCCACCCAGGGTCTGCCGTCGCTGGGCGGCCTGACCGGCAACCTGCCGGTCGCGGGTCTGCCGACGCAGGGGCTCCCCTCGGTGGAGGGTCTGACCGGCAAGCTGCCGGTCGCGGGTCTGCCGACGCAGGGGCTCCCCTCGGTTGAGGGTGTGGCTGGCAAGCTGCCGGTCGCCGGGCTGTCGACGCAGGGTCTGCCGTCGGTTGAGGGTGTGGCTGGCAAGCTGCCGGTCGCGGGTCTGCCGACGCACGAGCTGCCCTCGGTTGAGGGTGTGGCTGGCAAGCTGCCGGTCGCCGGGCTGTCGACGCAGGAGCTCCCGTCGGTGGACGGGCTGACCAGCAAGCTGCCGGTCGCCGGGCTGCCCACCCAGGGCCTGCCCGCGCTGCCGGTCGCCGCGCCGGTCGCCACCGAGCGTGCCGACCTGCCGACCGGGGGCGGTAACCCGCTGGCCGGGCTGACCAAGCTGGCGCAGCTGCCGGCCGCGGGTGGCCTGTCCGGCGCTCCGGCGCTGCCGAAGCCGACCCTGCCCTCGCCCGCGGCGGTGCCCGCGGTGACCGGGCTGTCGGCGCTGGGTGGTGCCCTGCCGGGGCACAGCACCGAGCGTGCGGACCTGCCGGCCGCCGGCCTGCCCGCGCTGCCGGTCGCCCCGGCCCTGCCGTCGGCGTCGGCCCTGCCCGTCACCCCGGAGCTGCCGTCGGCCTCGGCTCTGCCCGCGACCCCGGCGCTGCCGGCCGCCCCGGCCCTGCCGGTGCACGCCAAGCTGCCGGTGCTGGACAGCGCCGCGCCGCAGGCCCAGGTTCCGGCGATGGCGGGCCTGGACTCCACCGGCTTCCTCGCGAAGCTGCTGGGCCTGGTGAAGCGCAAGTAG
- a CDS encoding MarR family winged helix-turn-helix transcriptional regulator, whose amino-acid sequence MTDAVADVERAMIAIRRSQQRRALSRIGKARGRGAHDPVHELLDVVEELSERGEPSTVTALSAAMGVDQPRASRLVARAVEQGLLRREADQRDGRRAVLVPTEAGQQHLDELHAFRRAVFAEVMADWPEEDRATFGRLLTAFVRGYSALG is encoded by the coding sequence ATGACCGACGCGGTGGCCGACGTCGAGCGCGCGATGATCGCGATCCGCCGCAGCCAGCAGCGGCGGGCGCTGAGCCGGATCGGCAAGGCCCGCGGCCGCGGCGCGCACGACCCGGTGCACGAACTGCTCGACGTCGTCGAAGAGCTCAGCGAACGCGGCGAGCCCAGCACGGTGACGGCCTTGAGCGCGGCGATGGGCGTCGACCAGCCCCGCGCCAGCCGGCTGGTCGCGCGCGCGGTCGAGCAAGGACTGCTCCGGCGGGAAGCCGATCAGCGCGACGGACGGCGTGCGGTGCTCGTGCCGACCGAGGCCGGCCAGCAGCACCTCGACGAGCTGCACGCCTTCCGCCGCGCGGTGTTCGCGGAGGTCATGGCGGACTGGCCGGAGGAGGACCGCGCCACCTTCGGGAGGCTGCTCACCGCGTTCGTCCGCGGGTACAGCGCCCTCGGCTAG
- a CDS encoding deoxyribonuclease IV, producing MLIGAHVRDDDPLTAVAERKADVVQFFLSDPQGWKAPKPHPHGEAIKADPVEVFIHSPYLINVASLNNRIRIPSRKNVTQHADGAAAIGAKGLIVHGGHVGDNDDVEIGLDNWRKLFEREQEKGGFKVPILIENTAGGENAITRDLDVIARLWDKVGEFGAGFCLDTCHAFAAGWDLATAVGKVKAITGRIDLVHLNNSRDEFGSTRDRHANVVGGEGTIDPEVLVAVAREAGAPVVVETPADGQAADIAYLREQLG from the coding sequence ATGCTGATTGGCGCCCATGTCCGTGACGACGACCCGTTGACCGCGGTCGCCGAGCGCAAAGCCGACGTCGTCCAGTTCTTCCTCTCCGACCCGCAGGGCTGGAAGGCCCCGAAGCCACACCCGCACGGCGAAGCCATCAAGGCCGACCCGGTCGAGGTGTTCATCCACTCTCCCTACCTCATCAACGTGGCTTCGCTGAACAACCGGATCCGGATCCCGTCCCGCAAGAACGTCACGCAGCACGCGGACGGCGCCGCGGCCATCGGCGCCAAGGGCCTGATCGTGCACGGCGGGCACGTCGGCGACAACGACGACGTCGAGATCGGCCTGGACAACTGGCGCAAGCTCTTCGAGCGCGAGCAGGAGAAGGGCGGCTTCAAGGTTCCGATCCTGATCGAGAACACCGCGGGCGGCGAGAACGCGATCACCCGCGACCTCGACGTCATCGCCCGGCTGTGGGACAAGGTCGGCGAGTTCGGCGCCGGGTTCTGCCTCGACACCTGCCACGCGTTCGCCGCGGGCTGGGACCTCGCCACCGCCGTCGGGAAGGTCAAGGCCATCACCGGCCGCATCGACCTGGTGCACCTCAACAACTCGCGCGACGAGTTCGGCTCGACCCGCGACCGGCACGCGAACGTCGTCGGGGGCGAAGGCACGATCGACCCCGAGGTGCTCGTCGCCGTCGCGCGCGAGGCGGGCGCGCCGGTCGTCGTCGAGACGCCGGCCGACGGCCAGGCGGCCGACATCGCCTACCTGCGCGAACAGCTGGGCTAA
- a CDS encoding dioxygenase family protein produces MTRTPVLYLSHGAPPLADDATWTSELAAWSADLPKPRAILVVSAHWEEAPLTIAATTTVPLVYDFWGFPERYYQVQYAAPGAPELAEKVRKLLRSTGTPVHDAPERGLDHGAYVPLVEMYPDADVPVLQVSMPSLDPRALFDLGRKLAPLRDEGVLIIGSGFFTHNLRGMARATDGTPPAWSAEFDHWGDEVVRRGDVDALLDFQHKAPAATLAHPRIEHFAPLFVSLGASSDEGSGRTVIDGFWHGLAKRSLQFS; encoded by the coding sequence ATGACCCGCACCCCGGTCCTCTACCTCAGCCACGGAGCCCCGCCGCTCGCCGACGACGCCACGTGGACCAGCGAGCTCGCCGCCTGGTCGGCCGACCTGCCGAAACCGCGGGCGATCCTGGTCGTGTCGGCGCACTGGGAGGAAGCGCCGCTGACCATCGCGGCCACCACGACCGTGCCGCTCGTGTACGACTTCTGGGGCTTCCCCGAGCGCTACTACCAGGTGCAGTACGCGGCTCCGGGCGCGCCGGAGCTGGCGGAGAAGGTGCGGAAGCTGCTGCGCTCGACCGGAACACCGGTGCACGACGCGCCGGAGCGCGGCCTCGACCACGGCGCCTACGTGCCGCTGGTGGAGATGTACCCGGACGCCGACGTCCCGGTGTTGCAGGTGTCCATGCCGTCCCTCGACCCGCGGGCGCTGTTCGACCTCGGCCGCAAGCTGGCGCCGCTGCGCGACGAAGGCGTGCTGATCATCGGCAGCGGCTTCTTCACCCACAACCTGCGGGGCATGGCCCGCGCCACCGACGGCACACCGCCCGCGTGGTCGGCCGAGTTCGACCACTGGGGCGACGAGGTGGTGCGCCGCGGCGACGTCGACGCGCTGCTCGACTTCCAGCACAAAGCGCCGGCGGCGACGCTGGCCCACCCGCGGATCGAGCACTTCGCGCCGCTGTTCGTCTCCCTCGGCGCGAGCTCGGACGAAGGGTCCGGCCGCACGGTGATCGACGGGTTCTGGCACGGACTGGCGAAGCGGTCGCTGCAGTTCTCCTGA
- the rpsF gene encoding 30S ribosomal protein S6, translated as MSRHYEVMVILDPTLDERTVAPTLDNFLNVIRTSGGSVEKVDVWGRRRLSYEIKKHAEGIYALLDLNSSADAVKELDRQLSLQETVLRTKVMRREVKRAAAKPAAKA; from the coding sequence GTGTCACGCCATTACGAGGTAATGGTCATCCTGGACCCCACGCTCGACGAGCGCACGGTCGCCCCCACGCTGGACAACTTCCTCAACGTGATCCGCACTTCGGGCGGTTCCGTGGAGAAGGTCGACGTCTGGGGCCGCCGCCGCCTTTCGTACGAGATCAAGAAGCACGCCGAGGGCATCTACGCCCTGCTGGACCTGAACTCCTCCGCCGACGCGGTCAAGGAGCTCGACCGGCAGCTGTCGCTGCAGGAGACCGTGCTCCGCACCAAGGTCATGCGTCGCGAGGTCAAGCGCGCCGCGGCCAAGCCCGCCGCCAAGGCCTGA
- a CDS encoding DUF3558 domain-containing protein, whose amino-acid sequence MNRRLVLPGLVLAALALAACSTTTGGTANPAPSSPQDSASSADGGGGNGAPKVSSPLDPGKLKSDPCSVLSPAQRSTLGLEDGTPRSTNAGTSCAWVYQGDETRSSRIDIAADPNTDGLAGIYDLYAKGGKDQYEYWEPTDVSGYPAVYAATKDFRAQGQCKLLVGVTDTQAVQVFTQIGNGPGATDPCPYAQKAAEAMIQTLKEG is encoded by the coding sequence GTGAACCGGCGTCTCGTTCTGCCCGGGCTGGTCCTCGCCGCGCTCGCGCTCGCCGCCTGCAGCACCACCACCGGCGGCACGGCCAACCCGGCGCCGTCGAGCCCGCAGGACTCGGCGAGCAGCGCGGACGGCGGCGGGGGCAACGGCGCGCCGAAGGTGTCCAGCCCGCTGGACCCGGGCAAGCTGAAGTCCGATCCGTGCTCGGTCCTCTCGCCCGCGCAGCGCTCGACGCTCGGCCTCGAAGACGGCACGCCGCGGTCCACGAACGCGGGCACGTCCTGCGCCTGGGTGTACCAGGGCGACGAGACGCGCAGCAGCCGGATCGACATCGCGGCCGACCCGAACACCGACGGGCTCGCCGGCATCTACGACCTCTACGCCAAGGGCGGCAAGGACCAGTACGAGTACTGGGAGCCGACCGACGTCTCCGGCTACCCCGCGGTGTACGCGGCGACGAAGGACTTCCGCGCCCAGGGGCAGTGCAAGCTGCTGGTGGGCGTGACGGACACGCAGGCCGTCCAGGTCTTCACGCAGATCGGCAACGGTCCGGGGGCGACCGATCCGTGCCCGTACGCGCAGAAGGCGGCCGAGGCGATGATCCAGACCTTGAAGGAGGGCTGA